A stretch of Besnoitia besnoiti strain Bb-Ger1 chromosome Unknown contig00015, whole genome shotgun sequence DNA encodes these proteins:
- a CDS encoding putative transport protein Sec24 (encoded by transcript BESB_027260) — protein sequence MYPPQQTPPHPGGAPGGYPGVPPAGHEAAQPGVQQPYYGGYAAPPQAPPAHLSLQDPQAGSYAGAYPPAGPAGGGAPGYSNGVPAYPAPEPAKLPALYPPPSSPFPAAGAAPGGPAPPRTPYYPKAGAPGAGAAYPPYGAPAGPQGAVGGGVGDGSASGASAAQLLQEIQQFNSPRHFTRASVARVPHSSSLQQKLHLPVGMLIRPLAPIPPGFPTLASVNFGSCGVVVRCKRCRTYINPFVHWEAHGRRWVCNLCGFVNDTPQFYMRGLDEHGKREDRLERPELSMGSVEFVAPADYMIRPPQPPAYLFLIDVSAAAVASGLVESACAGIRAALTSGRLPGCSGGGAAAAAAGPTAGPCGGKRRPQVLVMPEIDDVFLPLSDDLFVNFAENRDAVLDTLDTIPNLWRTNACIDNCMGSALKAALLVMKHVGGKIMLFTSHPPTVGELVTKRSGGLAGAGASGGRQQQQQPDREVELLKPASDIYQQFAQQLTQSQVSVDLFVAPSSCATPSVPASAPPNGAYGSASKAGGASGGGVVSCPYYDLATVLPLAQLTGGEVRYYPAFHKLQQGEQLERDVVHVITRTTGWEAVMRIRVSRGWRISSRHGRFFLRGTDLFVLPTVNEDSTFSISMELDDQAGGATGPAGVGSDVIAVQAALLYTNSDGERRIRVHTFCLPVSQNIQDIVSSIDPEVVSCILVQQAIDQSLRSKIADGRAFLQTSCAQLLSVLHSVGSSPQVAASGLYSLPSLQHYGAAVTAAGNPSSGALMEAGRLVALLLLGALKSTSFRPVKEVTTDQRVYSWGRLLSLPVDMICAYLHPRMLPLHNLEAMGGNPEQVLDGKEDIILPPQLRLTAEEMTQDGAYLLENGEEMLLWIGRSISPHWLSTVFGVQSLDCVHPDMAAASIGDTQEMLGLRARAVVESLRRDRSSNSMRLLVVRQGDPYEQKFFAQLMEDRVPSLLLTFAEFLQKVDMRTQLQAPAPPMIPSAGAPVQQQRMY from the exons ATGTATcctccgcagcagacgccgccgcacccAGGCGGGGCCCCTGGAGGCTACCCTGGAGTCCCGCCGGCAGGCCacgaagcggcgcagcccgGGGTCCAGCAGCCGTACTACGGCGGgtacgcggcgccgccgcaggcgccaccTGCGcatctgtctctgcaggacCCTCAGGCGGGGTCGTACGCGGGCGCGTACCCGCCTGCGGgccccgccggcgggggCGCGCCGGGCTACAGCAACGGTGTGCCGGCGTATCCTGCCCCCGAGCCCGCGAAGTTGCCTGCGCTCTaccctccgccgtcttcgccgttccccgcggcgggggcggcccCCGGGGGTCCCGCGCCCCCGCGGACCCCGTACTACCCGAAGGCGggggcgccgggcgcgggtGCGGCGTACCCGCCGTACGGGGCTCCGGCGGGCCCGCAGGGGGCAGTGGGGGGGGGCgtgggcgacggcagcgcgtcgggggcctcggcggcgcagctgctgcaggagatTCAGCAGTTCAACTCGCCGCGGCACTTTACGCGTGCGTCGGTTGCGCGGGTGCCGCACAGCAGCAGTTTGCAGCAGAAGCTGCACCTGCCGGTCGGGATGTTGATTCGGCCACTGGCGCCGATTCCGCCGGGATTCCCGACGCTGGCGAGCGTGAACTttggcagctgcggcgtggTCGTGCGCTGCAAGCGCTGCAGGACGTACATCAATCCGTTCGTGCACTGGGAGGCGCACGGCCGCCGCTGGGTTTGTAACTTGTGCGGCTTCGTGAACGACACGCCGCAGTTTTACATGCGCGGACTCGATGAGCACGGCAAGCGCGAGGACCGTCTTGAGCGCCCCGAGTTGAGCATGGGGTCGGTCGAGTTCGTCGCGCCAGCCGACTACATGAttcgcccgccgcagccgcccgcaTACCTTTTCCTCATCGAcgtgagcgccgccgccgtcgcgtcggGTCTCGTGGAgtccgcgtgcgcgggcatccgcgccgcgctgacCTCTGGCAGGTTGCCGGGGTGctccggggggggggccgcggcggcggcggccgggcCGACGGCAGGACCATG cggcggcaagcgccgCCCCCAGGTGTTGGTCATGCCCGAAATCGACGACGTCTTCCTGCCTCTCAGCGATGACCTTTTTGTCAACTTCGCTGAAAACCGAGACGCCGTCCTCGACACCCTCGACACTATCCCCAACCTCTGGAGGACCAACGCATGCATCGACAACTGCATG GGGAGTGCGctgaaggcggcgctgctggtgATGAAGCACGTCGGCGGGAAGATCATGCTCTTCACTTCGCACCCGCCGACGGTCGGCGAGTTAGTCACCAAGCGGAGCGGCGGCTTGGCTGGCGCGGGGGCCAGCGGAGGgcgtcagcagcagcagcagcctgaCCGCGAAGTCGAGCTCTTGAAGCCTGCGAGCGATATCTACCAG CAAtttgcgcagcagctgacgCAGTCGCAGGTCTCCGTCGacctcttcgtcgcgccctcgtcctGTGCGACGCCGTCGGtcccggcgtcggcgccgccgaacgGCGCGTACGGCAGCGCGAGCaaggctggcggcgcgtctggAGGCGGAGTGGTGTCCTGCCCGTACTACGACCTGGCGACGGTTCTGCCTCTCGCCCAGCTGACAGGCGGCGAAGTCCGGTACTACCCTGCGTTCCACAAGCTGCAGCAAGGCGAGCAACTCGAGCGCGACGTCGTTCACGTGATCACTCGCACGACGGG GTGGGAGGCGGTCATGAGGattcgcgtctcgcgcggctggcggatTTCTTCGCGCCACgggcgcttcttcttgcgAGGGACGGATCTCTTCGTGCTGCCCACGGTCAACGAGGACTCGACGTTCTCCATTTCGATGGAGCTCGACGACCAAGCCGGCGGTGCCACGGGCCCTGCAGGTGTGGGGTCCGATGTGATCGCGGTGCAGGCTGCACTGCTTTACACAAACAgtgacggcgagcgccgcattCGCGTGCACACTTTCTGTCTCCCCGTCTCGCAAAACATCCAG GACATCGTCAGCTCGATAGACCCCGAAGTGGTGTCGTGCATCTTGGTGCAGCAGGCGATTGATCAG TCGCTCCGCTCCAAGATCGCGGACGGGCGCGCCTTCCTGCAGACGAGCTGCGCACAGTTGCTCTCTGTTCTGCATTCGGtcggcagctcgccgcaagtcgccgcgagcggcctctactcgctgccttcgctgcagcactacggcgccgccgtcactGCCGCGGGGAATccaagcagcggcgcgctaATGGAGGCtgggcgcctcgtcgccctcctcctcctcggcgcgctcAAAAGTACCTCCTTCAGACCCGTCAAAGAAG TTACGACGGACCAGCGGGTCTACTCATGGggtcgccttctctcgttGCCGGTAGACATGATTTGCGCGTACCTGCATCCGCGCatgctgccgctgcacaACTTGGAGGCGATGGGCGGCAACCCCGAGCAAGTGCTCGACGGCAAGGAGGACATCAtcctgcctccgcagctgcgtctgaCGGCTGAAGAAATGACTCAGGACGGCGCGTACCTACTCGAGAACGGCGAGGAAATGCTTCTCTGGATCGGCAG GAGCATCTCGCCGCACTGGCTGTCAACTGTCTTCGGTGTCCAGTCGCTGGACTGCGTGCACCCCGACatggcggcggcctcgattGGCGACACGCAGGAGATGTtgggcctccgcgcgcgcgcagtcgtcgagtctctccgccgcgaccgcagctCCAACTCGATGCGGCTGCTGGTTGTTCGGCAAGGCGACCCCTACGAACAGAA GTTTTTCGCGCAACTGATGGAGGACCGCGTGCCGTCGCTTCTGCTCACGTTCGCCGAATTCCTCCAAAAAGTCGACATGCGCACCCAGCTGCAggcccctgcgcctccgaTGATTCCGTCCGCTGGAGCGCCGGTGCAGCAACAGCGCATGTATTAG
- a CDS encoding cytochrome b5 family heme/steroid binding domain-containing protein (encoded by transcript BESB_027250), with protein sequence MKEWLQKLDFWTVAGVAVGSFAAYKMLSASLGYFSSSASSARLGGSSGGRQTCNEGEDEYYRAPPKPKPCPRDFTLEELRPFDGTQTAPAGLEAPAAAPGEGDAGVHPPEDLDPASASAVAAAAVGALPPIYIALKGRVYDVTSHPDGRHFYSADGPYGIFAGKDVTVNLAKMVFDESENNQGPSAWATLSALEKQTVDDWEDRFRAKYAPVGYVVFGHPEEDAKIREIYAEEREKAGLPL encoded by the exons ATGAAGGAGTGGCTGCAGAAGCTCGACTTTTGGACCgtggcgggcgtcgccgtaggctccttcgccgcgtaCAAGATGCTGTCCGCTTCGCTGGGGTacttctcttcttcggcctcgtcggcgcgcctcggAGGGTCGAGCGGCGGCCGGCAGACGTGCAatgagggagaagacgaatACTACAGAGCGCCTCCCAAACC GAAGCCGTGCCCACGCGATTTCacgctggaggagctgcggccgTTCGACGGCACGCAgaccgcgcccgccgggttggaggcgccggcggctgcgccgggagagggcgacgcgggtgTCCATCCACCCGAGGACCTCGACcccgcgtctgcttccgccgtcgctgccgcggctgtcggCGCCTTGCCGCCGATTTACATCGCCCTCAAGGGCCGCGTCTACGACGTGACCTCTCACCCAGATGGAAGGCATTTCTACAGCGCGGACG GGCCTTACGGCATTTTCGCTGGAAAAGACGTTACAGTGAATCTGGCAAAGATGGTGTTCGACGAAAGCGAAAACAACCAG GGGCCCTCCGCGTGGGCgactctctctgcgctcgaGAAGCAGACAGTGGACGACTGGGAAGATCGCTTCAGGGCAAAGTACGCGCCGGTCGGCTACGTGGTGTTCGGCCAcccggaggaagacgcaaaGATTCGCGAAATCTAcgccgaagaaagagaaaaagccgGTCTTCCTCTGTGA
- a CDS encoding uncharacterized protein (encoded by transcript BESB_027240) — MPPHFVQSLRFVQSPPVAQSPRCSSSLPLSVASVVPPSWSPRSAPLFCSPDGLWLWFSSLPAPARAAGFSVFLASLSACCLTLLAVLCGASLPRPSRLQRQSPPRPVAGASLLLLLAGVSLLLSLPARALSSSRRPSAFLSSCSVAPPLSPRETGEFGRRASSPAVLRFSESARRPSLAGASPGAGASQLPLRLTSRLPPRLRHTSALASFLSSARPQDHFASAAARLSRASASSSPFASVPSSSPSPSPSPRCSSAASSRCPGAHSSSSLSFLPEQPADREEAADALAGQLPEFSFDFFEETPEPPPLASHGPEDSPTIHVPGVWYLYLPRWLYASSETHADALRGAELKQGGGRRAGAAKGKEKRRKASAEKAGDPSSSLHRPAGCMYTPDPDGICGRKGGYDGPEAAFFFEDHTAVIPSLSARGNWALVDPPKSSPLLNKELRLCIFSGQVPQERLLLRGLFAFAPRPTISLWDERVQLHAAQLGGSVFVQRNAQSAASGSATGLPLNVQVCDNAGNVVLGAEEPEAVDEEKKHEKDDASAAATFQAAGDFTAYRLLGEDENYFNVHHHFIRYGPKRLYRLLEPDAPELGPRANAVVETLLAPKSPVALHPSAAPIQSTSPSRKGSGKGAVKDDDKRNATHGKDADEETQELRLRLEAVLREFAREPPEEVIWPVPRLPKRSALEEDEEAEE; from the exons ATGCCGCCTCACTTCGTACAATCACTTCGCTTCGTACAGTCACCTCCCGTCGCGCAGTCGCCTCGTTGTTCCTcttcccttcctctctcggTTGCCTCTGTGGTGCCTCCTTCTtggtctcctcgctctgcgcctctcttctg TTCTCCAGACGGCCTGTGGCTGTGGTTTTCCTCGCTCCCTGCACCGGCACGCGCTGCGGGTTTTTCGGTCTttctcgcttcgctctcgGCCTGCTGCCTGACTCTGCTCGCAGTTCTCTGCGGAGCGTCTttgccgcggccgtcgcgcctgcagcggcagtctccgccgaggcctgtcgcgggcgcttcccttctcctccttctcgcgggcgtctcgctgcttctcagtctgcctgcgcgagctctctcttcgtcgcggcggccgtccgCCTTCCTTTCTTCCTGTTCTGTTGCTCCTCCTCTCAGTCCTCGAGAGACTGGCGAGTTcggtcgtcgcgcctcctctcccgccgtTCTCAGGTTCTCTGAGTCCGCGCGTCGGCCGTCTCTCGCCGGGGCCTCCCcgggggcgggcgcctcgcagctgccgtTGCGATTGACGTCGCGATTGCCGCCGCGATTGCGACACAcctccgctctcgcgtcctttctctcttccgctcgcccgcaggaccacttcgcctctgcagccgcgcggctgtcgcgcgcgtctgcgtcttcaaGCCCTTTTGCATCTGTCCCCTCatcttctccgtctccttctccctctcctcggtgcagctctgcggcgtcttcgcggtGTCCGGGCGCGcattcgtcgtcgtcgctgtctttCCTCCCTGAGCAGCCTGCGGATcgggaagaggcggcggacgcgctggCGGGTCAGCTGCCGGAGTTCTCGTTCGACTTCTTCGAAGAGACtccggagccgccgccgcttgcATCGCACGGCCCCGAGGACTCGCCGACGATTCACGTGCCTGGCGTCTGGTACCTTTACCTGCCCAGGTGGCTGTACGCCTCctcagagacacacgcggacgcgctccgcggcgcggagctgaagcaggggggcggacgccgcgcgggggcCGCGAAAGGCAAggagaaacgcagaaaagcgagcgcggagaaagcCGGCGACCCGAGCAGCAGCCTCCACCGCCCGGCAGGCTGTATGTACACGCCAGATCCAGACGGAATCTGCGGCCGCAAAGGAGGCTACGACGGCCCCGAGGCGGCGTTCTTCTTCGAAGACCACACTGCGGTCATTCCTTCTCTGTCCGCGAGAGGCAACTGGGCGCTCGTCGACCCTCCCAagtcgtctcctctcctcaaCAAAGA gctgcggctgtGCATCTTCAGCGGCCAGGTGCCTCAGGAGCGCCTcctgcttcgcggcctcttcgccttcgccccgcgCCCGACGATCTCCCTCTGGGACGAACGAgtgcagctgcatgcggcacAGCTTGGCGGCTCTGTCTTCGTTCAGCGCAACGCCCAG AGTGCAGCTTCGGGGTCTGCGACGGGCCTCCCATTGAACGTTCAAGTG TGCGACAACGCGGGCAACGTGGTTCTTGGGGCGGAGGAGCCAGAGGCTgtcgacgaggagaagaagcacgAAAAAGACGACGCCTCAGCGGCTGCTACCTTccaggctgcaggcgactTCACCGCGTACAGACTcctcggcgaagacgagaattACTT CAACGTTCATCATCACTTCATTCGCTACGGACCGAAGCGCCTGTACCGCCTCTTGGAGCCCGACGCCCCCGAGCTGGGCCCTCGCGCGAACGCGGTCGTGGAGACACTTTTGGCGCCCAAGAGCCCCGTCGCTCTGCACCCCTCGGCCGCACCGATACAGTCCACGAGCCCGTCGCGGAAGGGGAGTGGCAAGGGCGCGGTGAAGGACGACGACAAAAGAAACGCGACACACGGCAAAGATGCAGATGAAGAAACTCAGGAGCTGCGACTGCGGCTCGAAGCCGTG ctccgcgagTTCGCTCGCGAGCCTCCAGAGGAGGTCATTTGGCCCGTCCCCCGTCTGCCGAAGCGCTCGGCGCTTGAAGAGGATGAAGAAGCTGAAGAATAG